One segment of Vicinamibacterales bacterium DNA contains the following:
- a CDS encoding radical SAM protein: MITPRWLYVLAAATGTRWGDPNIIDETLEPFDVSQVNRGDVVGIGIHTGNALRGYEVGRLVRERGAWVVFGGIHATLFPEEVLQHGSAHAVVKGDGDIVWPRVVADCFAGAPQPTYDGGRIAGDQFVPARWDLLPRDKYMWASVQTVRGCPKHCSFCSVWRTDGQEPRQREIDRVVAEVVQLRRIGFRFIALADDNFYPVSFEDLKMARRRADKTRLYELEALRAERFALMAQLEQLPGDTVFFTQITMEAAEDPEFLDAMNRAHIRGALVGVEAVTPAGLKDVYKGFNLSGDELIARLKQFRKHGVHVLGSFIFGLPSDRKDTFGATVALADKADLTFAQFVLLTPFPGTLDFEKWAKDPRHSATTVDGVPITQHWLIPEPRRPKLYTEHPTMALEEIRVGAQGAWDEFYSMPRIWARASRSVKSVKGKLAFVLISKLYRQMYANTGIATDSARVQRSAKSARLIGRAAAQLFRGRPMPDLPMPRPVVAQREPQAS; the protein is encoded by the coding sequence GTGATTACGCCGCGCTGGCTCTATGTGCTGGCGGCGGCCACCGGCACCCGCTGGGGTGACCCGAACATCATCGACGAGACGCTCGAGCCGTTCGACGTCTCGCAGGTGAACCGCGGGGACGTGGTCGGCATCGGCATCCACACCGGCAACGCGTTGCGCGGCTATGAGGTGGGGCGGCTGGTGCGCGAGCGCGGCGCCTGGGTGGTGTTCGGCGGCATCCATGCGACGCTGTTCCCCGAGGAAGTGCTCCAGCACGGCAGCGCGCACGCCGTGGTCAAGGGGGACGGCGACATCGTGTGGCCGCGCGTCGTGGCGGACTGTTTCGCCGGCGCTCCGCAGCCCACGTACGACGGCGGGCGCATTGCGGGCGATCAGTTCGTGCCGGCGCGCTGGGACCTGCTGCCCAGGGACAAGTACATGTGGGCGTCCGTGCAGACCGTGCGCGGCTGTCCGAAGCACTGCTCGTTCTGTTCGGTGTGGCGCACCGACGGCCAGGAACCCCGCCAGCGCGAGATCGATCGCGTGGTCGCCGAGGTCGTGCAGCTGCGCCGGATCGGCTTCCGCTTCATCGCGCTCGCCGACGACAACTTCTATCCGGTCTCGTTCGAGGACCTGAAGATGGCGCGGCGCCGCGCCGACAAGACGCGCCTCTACGAGCTGGAGGCGCTGCGCGCGGAGCGCTTCGCCCTGATGGCGCAGCTCGAGCAGCTGCCCGGCGACACCGTGTTCTTCACCCAGATCACGATGGAAGCGGCGGAGGATCCCGAGTTCCTCGACGCGATGAACCGGGCGCACATCCGCGGAGCGCTCGTCGGCGTCGAAGCGGTGACCCCGGCGGGGCTCAAAGACGTCTACAAGGGCTTCAACCTCTCCGGCGACGAGCTGATCGCCAGGCTGAAACAGTTCCGCAAGCATGGCGTCCACGTCCTCGGCTCCTTCATCTTCGGCCTGCCGAGCGATCGCAAGGACACGTTCGGCGCGACGGTCGCGCTGGCCGACAAGGCGGATCTCACCTTCGCGCAGTTCGTGCTGCTCACCCCGTTCCCCGGCACCCTCGATTTCGAGAAGTGGGCCAAGGATCCGCGGCACAGTGCGACGACCGTCGACGGCGTGCCGATCACCCAGCACTGGCTGATCCCCGAACCGCGGCGGCCGAAGCTCTACACCGAGCATCCGACGATGGCGCTGGAAGAGATTCGCGTCGGCGCCCAGGGGGCGTGGGACGAGTTCTACAGCATGCCGCGCATCTGGGCGCGCGCGTCCCGGTCGGTGAAGTCGGTCAAGGGCAAGCTCGCCTTCGTCCTCATCTCCAAGCTCTATCGCCAGATGTACGCGAATACCGGGATCGCGACCGACAGCGCGCGCGTCCAACGCTCGGCCAAGTCCGCGCGGCTGATCGGCAGGGCGGCGGCGCAGCTGTTCCGCGGCCGGCCGATGCCGGATCTGCCGATGCCCCGTCCGGTGGTCGCGCAGCGGGAGCCCCAGGCGAGCTGA